Proteins from a genomic interval of Candidatus Nanosynbacter sp. HMT-352:
- the uvrB gene encoding excinuclease ABC subunit UvrB → MNKFRLSSSYQPTGDQPRAIAQLVDDLEKGQREQTLLGVTGSGKTFTMANIIAERNVPTLVLAHNKTLAAQLFSEFKEFFPDNEVHYFVSYFDYYQPEAYIASSDTYIEKDSKINDEIDRLRHAATSALLTRRDVIIVASVSCIYGIGSPETYADMAIKLTVGERRVQDKFIRLLTDIQYKRNDVDFARGTFRVRGDVVDIFPAGQDTAVRVEFFGDEIERLTKIDPLTGEILDRPDQLTIFPSSHYSTPRERIEKAIVGIENEFNQRLKWFEDNGKFLEAQRLSQRTKYDLEMLKETGFVKGIENYSRYLTDREPGEQPATLIDYFPDDWLLLVDESHMTLPQVRGMYNGDRARKEVLVEHGFRLPSALDNRPLRFDEFNQHIHQAIYVSATPGDYELSHSPKPAEQLIRPTGLLDPPIEVRPTDGQVDDLMEEIRQTIAKGHRVLVTTLTKRMAEDLSAYLTENGVKTAYLHSEIDTLERGDILKDLRLGTYDVLVGINLLREGLDLPEVSLVAIMDADKEGFLRSEQALIQTIGRAARHVDGRVIMYGDNVTDSMRRAIDETNRRRAIQQKYNEEHNITPQTIQKKIDDGLRSIIPQKESDKKPKLNLKKIPKDEYPALIKDLTAQMELHSANLEFEKAAELRDLIAEIRHTM, encoded by the coding sequence GTGAATAAATTTCGCCTCTCTTCTTCATATCAGCCCACGGGCGATCAGCCGCGAGCAATTGCTCAGTTAGTCGATGATTTGGAAAAAGGTCAGCGCGAGCAAACTTTGCTGGGTGTGACTGGTTCAGGGAAGACGTTTACGATGGCGAATATTATTGCCGAGCGCAATGTGCCGACGCTGGTTTTGGCTCACAATAAGACTTTGGCGGCGCAGCTTTTTTCTGAGTTTAAGGAATTTTTTCCGGACAATGAAGTCCACTATTTTGTTAGCTATTTTGATTACTACCAGCCAGAGGCGTACATCGCTTCGAGCGACACTTATATAGAGAAAGATTCGAAAATCAACGACGAGATTGACCGGCTTAGGCACGCGGCAACTTCTGCGCTGCTTACGCGCCGCGATGTGATTATCGTAGCAAGTGTGAGTTGTATTTACGGCATTGGTTCGCCAGAAACTTACGCTGATATGGCTATTAAATTGACCGTTGGTGAGCGCCGAGTTCAGGACAAGTTTATTCGCCTATTGACCGACATTCAGTATAAGCGCAATGACGTCGATTTTGCGCGCGGAACTTTTCGGGTGCGCGGCGATGTCGTGGATATTTTTCCAGCGGGTCAAGATACTGCGGTTCGCGTGGAATTCTTTGGCGATGAAATTGAGCGGCTGACGAAGATTGACCCTTTGACTGGCGAGATTTTAGATCGGCCGGACCAATTGACAATTTTCCCGTCCAGCCACTATTCGACGCCACGTGAACGAATTGAAAAGGCGATTGTTGGGATTGAAAATGAGTTTAATCAACGGCTGAAATGGTTTGAGGATAATGGCAAGTTTTTAGAGGCGCAAAGGCTGAGTCAGCGCACCAAATATGATTTGGAAATGCTGAAGGAAACTGGTTTTGTGAAAGGGATTGAGAATTATTCGCGCTATTTGACCGACCGAGAACCTGGCGAGCAGCCTGCGACTTTGATTGATTATTTTCCGGACGATTGGTTGCTTTTGGTTGACGAATCGCACATGACGTTGCCGCAAGTTCGGGGAATGTACAACGGTGATCGCGCCCGTAAGGAAGTTTTGGTTGAGCATGGTTTTCGCCTTCCGAGCGCATTGGACAATCGCCCACTTCGATTTGACGAGTTCAATCAGCATATTCATCAGGCAATTTACGTTTCTGCCACGCCGGGAGATTATGAGCTTTCTCATTCGCCAAAGCCAGCTGAGCAGCTTATTCGACCGACTGGACTGCTTGATCCGCCGATTGAAGTTCGACCAACTGATGGGCAAGTCGATGATTTGATGGAGGAAATTCGCCAGACGATTGCGAAAGGTCATCGCGTGTTGGTGACGACGCTAACCAAGCGAATGGCGGAGGACTTGAGCGCTTATTTGACGGAAAACGGCGTGAAGACGGCATATTTGCATAGCGAAATTGATACGCTGGAACGTGGTGATATTCTGAAAGATTTGCGGCTTGGAACGTATGACGTGCTGGTTGGAATTAATCTATTGCGTGAAGGTCTGGATCTTCCGGAAGTCAGTTTGGTGGCAATTATGGACGCCGATAAGGAAGGTTTCTTGCGTAGTGAACAGGCGCTAATTCAGACGATTGGGCGGGCGGCGCGGCACGTTGATGGGCGAGTTATTATGTATGGCGACAATGTTACGGATAGTATGCGTCGAGCAATTGACGAAACGAATCGACGTCGAGCGATCCAGCAGAAATATAACGAAGAGCATAATATTACGCCACAAACTATTCAGAAGAAAATTGACGATGGTTTGCGCTCGATTATTCCGCAAAAAGAATCTGATAAAAAGCCAAAACTTAACCTGAAGAAAATTCCAAAAGACGAATATCCGGCTTTGATTAAAGATCTGACGGCTCAAATGGAATTGCATAGCGCTAATTTGGAATTTGAAAAAGCGGCAGAACTGCGTGATTTAATTGCAGAAATTCGTCATACGATGTAG
- a CDS encoding transketolase family protein, producing MSFLMENWQNLELAAIRVGFGEGLVDIAKKNNLVVALSADLMESVGFGKFYEEIGKPRAIEVGVAEQNLVTVASGLAAMGNIPFAASYAAFSPGRNWEQIRTTICLNNQPVKLVGSHAGLNVGPDGATHQMLEDIALMRSLPNMVVLVPGDANEAKLMAAAMAGDKRPNYVRLPREKTPLFLNQSTFEIGKSYTLRRGKDVALFGTGVMTYQLLLAAEKLANEYDIQAEVIHFPTIKPLDEDAVLDAAQKCQAVITAEEGQIVGGFGSSVAEVLSENLPVKMKRIGVNDTFGESGKMSELWKKHGLDVDSIVRSVVNFLQ from the coding sequence ATGAGTTTCTTAATGGAGAATTGGCAGAATTTGGAACTTGCGGCAATTCGCGTTGGCTTTGGCGAAGGCTTGGTAGATATTGCGAAGAAAAATAATTTGGTGGTGGCGTTGAGCGCGGATTTGATGGAGAGCGTTGGCTTTGGCAAGTTTTATGAGGAAATCGGGAAGCCGCGGGCAATTGAAGTTGGCGTGGCGGAACAGAATTTGGTTACCGTGGCGTCTGGATTGGCGGCTATGGGAAATATTCCGTTTGCGGCCAGTTATGCGGCGTTTAGTCCGGGTCGTAACTGGGAGCAGATTCGCACGACTATTTGCCTTAATAATCAACCGGTCAAGTTGGTAGGTTCTCATGCTGGGCTAAATGTTGGTCCGGACGGCGCAACGCATCAAATGTTGGAAGATATTGCGCTGATGCGAAGTTTGCCAAATATGGTGGTGTTGGTGCCCGGTGATGCCAATGAGGCTAAGCTAATGGCGGCGGCAATGGCTGGAGATAAACGCCCGAATTACGTAAGATTGCCAAGAGAAAAAACACCGCTATTCCTGAATCAATCTACTTTTGAGATTGGAAAAAGTTATACGTTAAGGCGTGGCAAAGATGTTGCCTTGTTTGGAACTGGCGTGATGACTTATCAATTACTGTTGGCGGCGGAAAAGCTCGCGAATGAATATGACATTCAGGCGGAAGTGATTCATTTTCCGACGATTAAGCCATTGGACGAGGATGCTGTACTTGATGCGGCTCAAAAATGCCAAGCTGTCATTACGGCGGAAGAGGGGCAGATTGTTGGTGGATTTGGCTCAAGCGTGGCAGAAGTTCTTAGTGAGAATTTGCCGGTGAAGATGAAGCGAATTGGCGTCAATGATACATTTGGCGAGTCGGGTAAAATGTCTGAATTGTGGAAAAAGCACGGTTTGGATGTCGATTCAATTGTTCGTAGTGTTGTCAATTTTCTCCAATGA
- a CDS encoding carbohydrate kinase family protein, with translation MAKIITVGAAIQDVFLSQSDALTPVCESPEHCFARLDLGAKADVNQIHFSTGGGATNAAVTFSRQGHYASFMGAIGHDPAGQAVIADLDKENIDTHLVRYSPKYSTGYSVLLLASNGERTILTYRGASTHYHEADFDLSEEDADWLYVSTLAGNMPMLHKLFQQAKRRDMKICFNPGKKELAQKDKLLGLLSDVDVLTLNKEEMQQLVSGEDLEALVRRGLRLVPVVLVTDGVNGSIASDGKTIVRALMYDDRPSIDRTGAGDAFASGFLSEWARSGNLKNSVIMGSANASSVVMKIGAKAGILYAGTVLHVMPIQEREI, from the coding sequence ATGGCGAAAATCATTACGGTTGGCGCGGCGATTCAAGACGTATTTTTAAGTCAATCAGACGCACTGACGCCAGTTTGCGAAAGTCCGGAACATTGTTTTGCGCGACTAGATTTGGGTGCGAAAGCCGACGTAAACCAGATTCATTTTTCAACTGGTGGTGGCGCTACAAACGCCGCGGTAACGTTTTCCAGGCAAGGTCATTATGCTAGTTTTATGGGAGCAATCGGTCATGATCCAGCGGGGCAAGCGGTAATTGCAGATTTAGATAAGGAAAATATTGATACGCATTTGGTGCGATATTCGCCAAAATACAGTACGGGATATTCGGTGTTACTATTAGCTTCAAATGGCGAGCGAACGATTTTAACGTATCGCGGAGCTTCGACGCATTATCATGAGGCGGATTTTGATTTGTCTGAAGAGGACGCGGATTGGCTATACGTTTCAACTTTGGCGGGAAATATGCCGATGCTTCATAAATTATTCCAGCAAGCCAAACGTCGCGATATGAAAATCTGTTTTAATCCTGGAAAGAAAGAATTGGCACAAAAGGATAAATTGCTGGGATTATTGTCTGATGTCGATGTTTTAACTTTGAACAAAGAAGAAATGCAACAGTTGGTGTCTGGCGAGGATTTAGAAGCCTTGGTTAGAAGAGGCTTGAGATTAGTTCCGGTCGTTTTGGTGACGGATGGCGTAAATGGCTCAATTGCAAGCGACGGAAAAACCATCGTGCGAGCGCTGATGTACGATGACAGGCCGTCAATTGACAGAACTGGCGCTGGAGATGCGTTTGCGTCGGGATTTTTGAGTGAATGGGCGCGAAGTGGCAATTTGAAAAACTCTGTGATTATGGGCAGCGCGAACGCTAGTTCGGTGGTTATGAAAATTGGAGCAAAGGCTGGAATTTTATATGCTGGCACAGTGCTTCATGTTATGCCAATTCAAGAAAGGGAAATATAA
- a CDS encoding DUF5665 domain-containing protein, giving the protein MKKSAKEQPNKLAKKIVRDNENDARRAILEDLFFDFHKSRHQVYWVNFVRGIFFGLGSALGATLLIAILIWILGQFADIFPPLADFINHLIETMQRRQ; this is encoded by the coding sequence GTGAAAAAGTCAGCCAAAGAACAGCCAAATAAGTTGGCGAAGAAAATTGTTCGTGATAATGAAAACGACGCTCGTCGGGCGATTCTGGAGGATTTGTTCTTTGATTTTCATAAATCTCGCCACCAGGTTTACTGGGTGAATTTTGTTCGCGGAATTTTCTTTGGTCTGGGAAGTGCTTTGGGTGCGACGTTATTGATTGCGATATTGATTTGGATTTTGGGGCAATTTGCCGACATCTTCCCGCCGTTGGCTGATTTTATCAACCACTTAATTGAGACAATGCAACGCCGTCAATAG
- a CDS encoding class II fructose-bisphosphate aldolase: MGLSISEIRKNTTRARHLMQRTRAQRFAVGAFNIDNQETLIAVARAAQKLQSPVLVEVSDAEVKAMGLENVRDLVDNYKAEYGIEMYLNLDHGPTVEGCKRAIDAGYEFIHIDISQANHNASDEEIIAKTREVVEYAKFTGALVESEPHYFGGSSNVHTEDINYEEIKKTFSTPEGARAFVEATGIDTFAAAIGNLHGKYPVPKVLDLDLLVDIREAIHCQISLHGGSGTPLHYFEDAAKIGVSKININSDMRYAFRTTLEKTLRENPNEYAIVKLMPPVYAAVQEVVESKIKAFNSARKAVV, from the coding sequence ATGGGATTATCGATTTCAGAGATTCGGAAAAACACGACGCGGGCGCGTCATTTAATGCAGCGGACACGGGCGCAGCGTTTTGCGGTTGGGGCGTTTAATATTGACAATCAAGAGACGTTGATTGCAGTGGCGCGGGCGGCACAAAAGCTTCAATCACCAGTGTTGGTTGAGGTTTCTGACGCCGAAGTGAAGGCTATGGGTCTAGAGAACGTTCGCGATTTGGTGGACAATTATAAGGCTGAGTACGGGATTGAAATGTACTTGAATTTGGACCACGGTCCGACGGTTGAGGGCTGTAAGCGAGCGATTGACGCTGGATATGAGTTTATCCATATTGATATTTCTCAGGCAAATCATAATGCTTCCGACGAGGAAATTATTGCGAAGACTCGTGAAGTTGTTGAATATGCCAAGTTTACTGGTGCGCTAGTGGAGTCTGAGCCGCATTATTTTGGCGGAAGTTCAAATGTTCATACGGAAGATATAAATTATGAGGAGATAAAAAAGACCTTCTCTACGCCAGAAGGTGCGCGTGCGTTTGTTGAGGCGACTGGAATTGATACTTTTGCGGCGGCGATTGGCAATTTGCATGGCAAATATCCAGTTCCGAAAGTGTTGGATTTGGATTTGTTGGTTGACATTCGCGAGGCGATTCATTGTCAGATTTCGTTGCACGGTGGGTCTGGCACGCCACTGCATTATTTTGAGGATGCTGCGAAAATTGGCGTTTCTAAAATCAATATCAATTCTGATATGCGTTACGCCTTCCGAACAACCCTGGAGAAAACCTTGCGAGAAAATCCAAATGAGTACGCTATCGTTAAATTGATGCCGCCAGTTTATGCTGCCGTACAGGAAGTGGTGGAGTCGAAGATTAAGGCGTTTAATTCCGCGCGAAAGGCAGTGGTTTAA
- a CDS encoding LOG family protein → MMTPKNVCIPRELQLQAAMFRLGKVDDEIHAGYEILQKYHKTVTFFGSARITEDNEYYQKAKDLAFQLAKEGYTIITGGGGGIMEAANRGAMEAGGESVGFNIRLPHEQSLNNYTTDSFAFTHFAPRKIVMTLLADAYVCFPGGFGTMDEICEIITLTQTKKMAPVPIVLFDKKFWGKWDDFVRENMLPNKLISDGDEKIYTITEDIPEVVKLIKNQRTCCDR, encoded by the coding sequence ATGATGACACCGAAAAATGTTTGTATTCCGCGCGAATTGCAACTTCAGGCTGCAATGTTCAGATTAGGAAAAGTCGATGACGAAATTCATGCTGGCTATGAAATTCTCCAAAAATATCATAAAACCGTAACTTTTTTTGGATCAGCCAGGATAACTGAAGATAATGAATATTATCAAAAAGCCAAAGATTTAGCGTTTCAGCTAGCCAAAGAAGGCTATACAATTATCACCGGCGGCGGCGGCGGAATTATGGAAGCGGCAAACCGCGGCGCTATGGAAGCTGGCGGAGAATCAGTCGGATTCAACATTCGCTTGCCACACGAGCAATCATTAAACAACTACACGACAGATTCGTTCGCATTCACCCACTTCGCGCCACGAAAAATCGTTATGACGCTTCTAGCTGATGCGTACGTTTGTTTCCCTGGCGGATTCGGTACAATGGATGAAATTTGTGAGATTATCACATTGACGCAAACCAAGAAAATGGCGCCCGTGCCAATTGTTCTGTTTGATAAAAAATTCTGGGGCAAATGGGATGATTTTGTGCGCGAAAATATGCTTCCAAATAAGCTAATCTCTGACGGCGATGAAAAAATCTACACAATTACCGAAGATATTCCAGAGGTGGTTAAATTAATTAAAAATCAGCGAACTTGTTGCGACCGATAG
- a CDS encoding UTP--glucose-1-phosphate uridylyltransferase → MRKPTKAIIAAAGFGTRFLPQTKAMPKEMLPLIDKPIIQYVVEELVEAGIKDIIIIGSANKRAIEDHFDEPNEELLANLRAGGPKKQPFIDAVQNLADMANFIYIRQKGPYGNATPLACASHLIHHDEPVIYTFADDFIAASPSRFKQMIEASENLDGAVLSCKKITDDAEFDRYGVVNGQVVKDGVIKMTNIVEKPGKENAPSDLASVSSYLLPGEIFGYLDKAKEEFDDNGEFTIQPIMQQMIDDGFDFYGVEITNGTYYDTGDKLEYLKTVIDFGLRDPNFGDKLRAHLTDRLK, encoded by the coding sequence ATGAGAAAACCAACTAAAGCTATCATCGCCGCTGCCGGTTTTGGTACGCGATTTTTGCCGCAAACCAAAGCCATGCCAAAGGAGATGTTGCCGCTGATTGATAAGCCAATTATTCAATACGTCGTTGAGGAATTGGTTGAGGCCGGCATTAAAGATATCATTATTATCGGTAGCGCGAATAAGCGAGCAATCGAGGATCATTTTGACGAGCCGAATGAAGAACTTTTGGCCAATTTGCGCGCTGGCGGTCCTAAAAAACAGCCGTTCATTGACGCGGTGCAGAATTTGGCTGATATGGCGAACTTTATTTATATTCGCCAGAAAGGTCCGTACGGCAACGCAACGCCTTTGGCGTGTGCTTCGCATTTGATTCATCATGACGAGCCTGTGATTTACACATTTGCAGACGACTTTATTGCGGCTAGTCCAAGTCGTTTCAAGCAGATGATTGAGGCGTCAGAAAACCTAGACGGAGCGGTTTTGTCGTGTAAGAAAATCACCGATGATGCGGAGTTTGATCGCTATGGAGTCGTCAACGGTCAAGTAGTGAAAGACGGCGTTATAAAAATGACGAATATCGTTGAAAAGCCGGGCAAGGAGAATGCGCCTTCTGATTTGGCTAGCGTCAGTAGCTATTTACTTCCAGGCGAAATTTTCGGCTATCTAGACAAAGCCAAGGAAGAGTTTGATGACAACGGCGAGTTTACGATTCAGCCAATTATGCAGCAAATGATTGACGACGGATTTGATTTCTATGGCGTAGAGATTACGAACGGCACTTATTATGACACTGGTGACAAATTGGAATATCTAAAAACGGTGATCGATTTTGGGCTGCGTGACCCTAACTTTGGCGATAAATTACGCGCTCATCTGACGGATCGCCTAAAATAA
- the gatB gene encoding Asp-tRNA(Asn)/Glu-tRNA(Gln) amidotransferase subunit GatB, with protein sequence MSVYDDYEMTIGIECHVQLATKTKLFSPADNDARDAEPNTKTHQIDFGLPGMLPVLNKRAVELAVRAGKALNSPIAHVSRFDRKHYFYPDLPKGYQTSQMYNPIILAGYVDAPLEDGSLKRVRIDHAHMEEDAGKLTHHDGYSLVDLNRAGTPLIEIVSEPDMHSAEEAKAYVSELHKLMVYAGVTYGNLYHGNMRFDVNISVAKKGAAELGKRAEIKNLNSFRSVERAAEYEFKRQVDILERGEEVVQETRGWNDDKQITISQRSKEDAQDYRYMPDPDIPPVVLTDEVIAEIQSKVPMLPGEYREKWSVLNLDKSVINSLLSNQDYAQITLEVQEKSGEASAKRVAHWFASALTASDESDAQTDNESTRVAVDDLIELAEMTEKSEVSSTNAKELFNELLVGAKNPRKLAEEKNLLQVSDESAIAAIVDEVLSDPASAASIADIKAGKDKAIGYLVGQVMKKSKGQANPSLAQKLIRERL encoded by the coding sequence ATGAGTGTATATGACGATTATGAAATGACAATTGGTATCGAATGTCACGTTCAGCTAGCGACGAAAACCAAGCTATTTAGTCCGGCTGATAATGACGCTCGTGACGCTGAGCCGAATACTAAGACGCATCAGATTGACTTTGGTTTGCCGGGGATGTTGCCAGTTTTGAACAAGCGCGCCGTTGAGTTGGCAGTTCGTGCTGGAAAAGCCTTGAATTCGCCGATTGCGCACGTTAGCCGATTTGATCGAAAGCATTATTTTTATCCAGATTTACCAAAGGGCTATCAGACTTCACAGATGTATAATCCGATTATTTTGGCTGGATATGTCGACGCGCCGCTGGAAGATGGTTCTTTGAAACGCGTGCGAATTGATCATGCTCACATGGAGGAAGATGCTGGTAAATTGACGCATCATGACGGCTATTCGTTGGTCGACCTTAACCGCGCTGGCACGCCGCTGATTGAGATTGTTTCTGAGCCAGATATGCATTCGGCCGAGGAAGCTAAAGCTTACGTTTCGGAACTTCATAAATTGATGGTTTACGCGGGTGTGACTTACGGCAATTTGTATCACGGAAATATGCGATTTGACGTCAATATTTCAGTAGCAAAGAAGGGTGCGGCAGAGCTTGGAAAGCGCGCAGAAATTAAAAATCTCAATTCCTTCCGCAGTGTTGAAAGGGCTGCTGAGTACGAGTTCAAGCGTCAAGTCGATATTTTGGAACGTGGCGAAGAAGTTGTTCAGGAGACCAGGGGTTGGAATGATGACAAGCAGATAACTATTTCTCAGAGGTCAAAGGAGGACGCACAGGATTATCGTTATATGCCAGACCCAGATATTCCGCCAGTTGTGTTGACTGACGAGGTGATTGCTGAAATTCAGTCCAAGGTGCCGATGCTTCCGGGCGAATATAGGGAAAAATGGAGTGTACTGAACTTGGATAAATCTGTTATCAATTCGCTTTTGTCTAATCAGGATTACGCCCAGATTACATTGGAAGTTCAGGAAAAGTCGGGCGAGGCGTCCGCTAAGCGAGTCGCGCATTGGTTTGCGAGTGCATTGACAGCTTCTGACGAAAGTGACGCGCAAACAGACAATGAATCTACACGCGTGGCGGTTGACGATTTGATAGAATTGGCTGAAATGACAGAGAAGTCTGAAGTTTCCAGCACGAATGCGAAGGAGTTATTCAATGAGCTTCTGGTTGGCGCGAAAAATCCGCGTAAGCTTGCCGAAGAGAAGAATTTGTTGCAAGTTTCTGATGAATCGGCGATTGCTGCAATCGTTGACGAAGTTCTGAGTGATCCAGCTTCGGCGGCGTCAATTGCAGACATCAAGGCTGGAAAAGATAAGGCTATTGGTTATTTAGTTGGGCAAGTCATGAAGAAGTCTAAGGGTCAAGCCAACCCAAGCCTTGCGCAAAAACTGATTCGCGAAAGACTTTAG
- the gatA gene encoding Asp-tRNA(Asn)/Glu-tRNA(Gln) amidotransferase subunit GatA, with translation MSKISDFIGKSAVENVKEALRRAREIEEYNALLSLTEERALERAEKVDAGEISGRLVGVPFVVKDNFLAFGAPTTAASKMLENFNAPLQATAVEKLEAEGAICIGKANLDAFAHGGSTENSAFGPTKNAADETRVAGGSSGGSAVVTALDVVPFALGTDTGGSIRQPASFNGVVGIKPTYGAVSRYGVVAMASSTDTIGCFATNAEDTDLVMEIMAGRDDKDMTTLPDFWNNQPGFAKKKIGLVKQCMTDDVDAEVRQKTLDYAEKLKQLGYEIEEVDLSMMQHSLAMYYIIVPAELSSNLARYDGVRYGHRAAEVKTLAELYGRSRNEGFMTENKRRIMIGSFVLSSGFFDAYYMQAQKARTLLIDEFKKLFTEYDALLMPVAPTPAFKIGENASDPIKMYLADIMTVPASLAGLPAVAAPAGNSDEGLPIGVQLIGDYKSDKNLLKLVSEVEKI, from the coding sequence ATGAGTAAGATTAGTGATTTTATCGGCAAGAGCGCGGTCGAGAACGTAAAAGAAGCGTTGCGACGAGCGCGTGAAATTGAGGAATATAATGCGCTGCTTAGCTTAACGGAAGAGCGTGCGCTGGAGCGAGCAGAAAAAGTTGACGCTGGCGAGATTTCTGGACGATTGGTGGGCGTGCCATTTGTTGTGAAGGACAATTTTTTGGCGTTTGGTGCGCCAACAACTGCCGCTTCAAAAATGCTAGAAAACTTTAATGCGCCACTACAGGCGACGGCTGTTGAGAAATTGGAAGCGGAAGGTGCGATTTGCATTGGTAAGGCGAATTTGGATGCTTTTGCGCACGGCGGTTCGACGGAAAACTCGGCATTTGGCCCAACTAAGAACGCTGCAGATGAAACGCGAGTTGCTGGTGGATCATCTGGCGGATCGGCGGTAGTTACGGCGCTTGACGTGGTTCCGTTTGCACTTGGTACGGACACTGGTGGTTCGATTCGTCAGCCAGCCAGCTTTAACGGGGTTGTTGGAATTAAGCCGACTTATGGAGCTGTTAGTCGTTATGGCGTGGTTGCTATGGCGTCAAGTACGGACACGATCGGTTGTTTTGCTACGAACGCAGAAGACACTGATTTGGTGATGGAAATTATGGCTGGTCGCGATGATAAGGATATGACGACTTTGCCTGATTTTTGGAATAATCAGCCAGGATTTGCAAAGAAAAAGATAGGTCTGGTCAAGCAATGTATGACCGATGACGTGGACGCGGAAGTTCGCCAAAAAACGCTTGATTATGCGGAGAAATTGAAGCAGCTTGGCTACGAAATTGAAGAAGTGGATTTGAGCATGATGCAACATTCTCTGGCGATGTATTACATAATTGTGCCAGCGGAATTATCCTCGAATTTGGCGCGATATGACGGCGTGCGATATGGTCATCGAGCGGCGGAAGTAAAAACTTTGGCGGAACTTTACGGTCGCAGTCGAAATGAAGGATTTATGACTGAGAATAAGCGACGAATCATGATAGGGAGCTTTGTGTTGTCAAGTGGATTCTTTGACGCTTACTACATGCAGGCTCAAAAAGCCAGGACGTTGTTGATTGACGAATTTAAGAAGTTATTTACCGAATATGACGCGCTATTGATGCCGGTTGCACCGACTCCTGCGTTTAAGATTGGGGAGAATGCTAGTGATCCGATAAAGATGTATTTGGCGGACATTATGACTGTGCCGGCAAGTTTGGCTGGACTTCCTGCGGTTGCCGCGCCAGCTGGAAATAGTGACGAAGGTTTGCCAATTGGCGTGCAGCTTATCGGCGATTACAAGTCGGACAAGAACTTGCTGAAGCTAGTTTCGGAAGTGGAGAAGATTTGA
- the gatC gene encoding Asp-tRNA(Asn)/Glu-tRNA(Gln) amidotransferase subunit GatC — protein sequence MITISTSDIQYLASLSSLALTDDETDGLRQDLENIIGYIEQLGELDVSGVEPTYQVTGLSNVWREDEVQAGIPVEKLLDLAPEKQNNQVKVPQVL from the coding sequence ATGATAACTATTTCTACCAGCGATATTCAGTACTTGGCGAGTTTGAGTAGTCTGGCATTGACTGATGACGAAACCGACGGACTGCGCCAAGATTTGGAAAATATAATTGGCTATATTGAGCAGTTGGGCGAGCTTGACGTGTCGGGTGTTGAGCCGACTTATCAAGTTACGGGATTGAGCAATGTCTGGCGTGAGGATGAAGTTCAGGCGGGGATTCCTGTTGAGAAGTTGCTTGATTTGGCGCCAGAAAAACAGAATAACCAAGTGAAAGTTCCGCAGGTATTGTAA